Genomic DNA from Pistricoccus aurantiacus:
TGGTGGGCCAGCGGGACGTGCCGGGGCGTCCTTCCGTCTATGCCACCACCCGCCAGTTCCTGGACGATTTCGGCCTCAAGACCCTGGACGGCCTGCCGCCGATGCACGAACTCAAGGCGTTCACCCAGGAACCGGCGCCATCGGCGACCCTGCCTCTCGCGCTGAGCGACAATACCGTTGACGAGACGTCGCCTTCCGATCAGCCCGACGGGTCGGAAATGAATTCGCCTGACGTCGAGCCGCCAAAAACCCAGCAGGCAGGACTCAGCTTCGCGGATCTGGAAGCGCGTCTGGCGGAGCGCCACAGAGCGCAGGCCAGCGACGAGGATTCGCCCACTTCAACGTATTCAACCAACAAGAGTCCGGATTCATGACGACTACCAGCGAAAAACTGCAGAAAGTACTGGCGCGGGCCGGCCTCGGTTCCCGCCGGGAGATGGAGACCGCCATCAGCGACGGCCGGGTCAAGGTCAACGGCCGCCTCGCCACCCTGGGGGACCGCATCGAGATTCGCGACAGTGTCACTTTCGACGGTCGTCCGGTGACGCTGAAAGCGGCGGATGACACGCCGCGCCGGGTATTGATGTACAACAAGCCGGAAGGCGAGCTGTGCACCCGCAAGGACCCGGAAGGACGGCGCACGGTATTCGAGCGTCTGCCCCGGCTCAAGGGCGAGCGCTGGATCGCCATCGGCCGGCTGGACATCAACACCAGCGGGCTCTTGCTGTTCACCACGGACGGCGAGCTGGCCAATCGCCTGATGCATCCTTCCACGGAAATCGAGCGGGAATACGCGGTGCGGGTCATGGGCGAGGTCAAGCGCGAGCACGTGCTGGCCATGGTCGAGGGCGTGATGCTGGAAGACGGCCCGGCGCGCTTCAGCGACGTGCAGGAGTTCGGCGGCGAAGGCATCAACACCTGGTTCCACGTGGTGATAATGGAAGGGCGCAACCGGGAGGTGCGTCGGCTGTGGGAGTCGCAGGGGTTGACCGTCAGTCGCCTCAAGCGGGTGCGCTACGGCAGCGTCTTCCTCGACAAGCGCGCCAAGGCCGGCGAATGGACCGAGCTGACTCAGGAAGAGGTGGACGGCCTGGCGGAACTGGCTCAGCTGCCCAGGCGCAAGGTGCCGGATCTGACGCCGGATGAGAAGAATCGCTGGAGCCGTGACAAGCGCAAGCGCAAACCGGTGCAAGGGCTGCGTCGCCCCAGGCCGTCGCGCCGATGACCGCAAAAAAACCCTTGTCAGGGCTTGTCAGATCAGGATCTTGCCATTACCATTTGCGCCCTGTCGGGGGTCGTTAGCTCAGTTGGTAGAGCAGTTGGCTTTTAACCAATTGGTCGTAGGTTCGAATCCTACACGACCCACCATTCCTTCCTCGGTACTTCACCCCATGAACGACCGCCGGCAGGATGCCATCGACAATCCCGCAACGGGTCGTTAGCTCAGTTGGTAGAGCAGTTGGCTTTTAACCAATTGGTCGTAGGTTCGAATCCTACACGACCCACCAGCTTCCAGCGCCCTCGCATCCCACGGATGCGGGGGCGTTTTGCCATGCGTCAGGCGATGCATTCGGGAGCGTTTTCACGTTAGACTGGTCAGTATGTTGTGAAAGAGGCGCGTCGAGGGATCGAAGAGATCGATCAGGCTTCGGCGCTTCCGTAATGCGGGGGGAGCCCCCGCCAGTCACAGTGGTAGACACGATGACGACCATGACAACGACTTCCCGCGTCGCGGTGCGCGAGCATCTGGCGCGCGCTTACTGCCCCACCCGACTTCCCGCCGAGGACAAAGCCCGAGCCGCCGAGATCAAGCGGCTGCTTGTTGCGCGGAACGCGGTGCTGGTGGCGCATTACTACACCGACGACGCCATTCAGCAGCTGGCG
This window encodes:
- the rluB gene encoding 23S rRNA pseudouridine(2605) synthase RluB: MTTTSEKLQKVLARAGLGSRREMETAISDGRVKVNGRLATLGDRIEIRDSVTFDGRPVTLKAADDTPRRVLMYNKPEGELCTRKDPEGRRTVFERLPRLKGERWIAIGRLDINTSGLLLFTTDGELANRLMHPSTEIEREYAVRVMGEVKREHVLAMVEGVMLEDGPARFSDVQEFGGEGINTWFHVVIMEGRNREVRRLWESQGLTVSRLKRVRYGSVFLDKRAKAGEWTELTQEEVDGLAELAQLPRRKVPDLTPDEKNRWSRDKRKRKPVQGLRRPRPSRR